From the genome of Ananas comosus cultivar F153 linkage group 18, ASM154086v1, whole genome shotgun sequence, one region includes:
- the LOC109723775 gene encoding SKP1-like protein 11 yields MASQDDGAASSLRLLPEEEEQQTTSTVTVTLTSSDGEVFELEAAAARQSALLRHMMELGVAAGGIPLPVVPGHVLALVVEYVRRHSCDKPEEGGGGGGISLWAALHDFDKKFVGRLDQATLIDLLSAADYMTIEGLFDLTCQALADMISGKTIEEIRQTFDVENDYTPEEEAELLREISWALG; encoded by the exons atggCGTCGCAAGATGATGGCGCTGCGTCGTCGTTGCGGCTGttgccggaggaggaggagcagcagACGACGTCGACGGTGACGGTGACGCTGACGAGCAGCGACGGGGAGGTGTTCGAgttggaggcggcggcggcgcggcagTCGGCGCTGCTGCGGCACATGATGGAGCTCGGCGTCGCCGCGGGCGGCATCCCGCTGCCGGTGGTGCCCGGCCACGTCCTCGCGCTGGTGGTCGAGTACGTCAGGCGCCACAGCTGCGACAAGCCCgaagaaggcggcggcggcggcggcatcagCCTGTGGGCGGCCCTCCACGACTTCGACAAGAAATTCGTCGGCCGCCTCGACCAAGCCACGCTCATCGACCTCCTCTCC GCTGCCGACTACATGACCATCGAGGGATTGTTCGACCTGACGTGCCAGGCCTTGGCCGACATGATTTCCGGCAAAACCATAGAGGAGATCCGGCAGACTTTCGACGTCGAGAACGACTACACGCCGGAGGAAGAAGCAGAACTGCTCAGGGAGATTTCATGGGCTTTGGGCTGA
- the LOC109724487 gene encoding U4/U6 small nuclear ribonucleoprotein PRP4-like protein (The sequence of the model RefSeq protein was modified relative to this genomic sequence to represent the inferred CDS: added 100 bases not found in genome assembly), producing the protein MKRRAYAMAVPTNDSAVRARLRRLGEPVTLFGEREMERRDRLRSLMVRLEAEGQLDRLLKAHDDDQATSASAAAAAAAQEEDAEAALIQYPFYTEGPRELLKARIARARRRRDDPDEDAEAEAELVVKQAGGFVLECSEIGDDRPLSGCSFSRDGSLLATSAWSGITKIWSMPHVTKVATLKGHTERATDVAFSPVDNCLATASADRTAKLWNTEGSLLRSFDGHLDRLARIAFHPSGKYLGTASFDKTWRLWDINTGKELLLQEGHSRSVYGITFHPDGSLAATCGLDALARVWDLRSGRSILAFEGHVKPVLAVSFSPNGYHLATGSEDDFCRIWDLRKRKIVYSIPAHKNLISQVKFEPQEGHFLATSSYDTKAALWSAKDFKPIKALAGHEAKVTSLDITGDGQSMRITHPHCQQPNEERKERNRLDDDTEEMTDYNR; encoded by the exons ATGAAGCGCCGCGCCTACGCCATGGCCGTGCCCACCAACGACTCCGCCGTGCGcgcccgcctccgccgcctcggcgAGCCCGTCACCCTCTTCGGCGAGCGCGAGATGGAGCGCCGCGACCGCCTCCGCTCCCTCATGGTGCGCCTCGAGGCCGAGGGCCAGCTCGACCGCCTCCTCAAGGCCCACGACGACGACCAggccacctccgcctccgccgccgccgccgccgccgcccaggaGGAGGACGCCGAGGCCGCGCTCATCCAGTATCCCTTCTACACCGAGGGCCCGCGGGAGCTCCTCAAGGCGAGGATCGCGCGggcgaggaggagaagggacGATCCCGACGAGGATGCCGAGGCAGAGGCCGAGCTCGTTGTTAAGCAGGCCGGCGGATTCGTTCTCGAATGCAGTGAAATCGGGGACGACCGGCCGCTCTCCGGTTGCTCGTTCTCGCGCGACGGGTCGCTGCTAGCCACAAG TGCTTGGAGTGGCATTACTAAAATATGGAGCATGCCACATGTAACCAAAGTTGCGACCCTAAAGGGGCATACAGAACGTGCAACTGATGTAGCATTCTCTCCGGTGGATAACTGTTTAGCAACTGCATCGGCAGATAGAACTGCAAAATTGTGGAACACTGAAGGCTCTCTTTTAAGATCGTTCGATGGTCATCTGGATCGGCTGGCGCGCATAGCATTCCATCCATCTGGGAAGTATTTAGGAACAGCTAGCTTTGACAAGACATGGAGGCTGTGGGACATTAATACTGGAAAAGAGTTGCTTCTTCAAGAGGGGCACAGTAGAAGTGTCTATGGGATTACTTTCCACCCTGATGGATCTTTAGCCGCAACGTGTGGTCTCGACGCTCTTGCCCGTGTGTGGGATTTGCGTTCTGGAAGAAGCATCCTTGCTTTCGAGGGGCATGTTAAACCT GTCCTCGCAGTCAGCTTTTCTCCTAATGGCTATCACTTAGCTACAGGAAGTGAGGATGATTTTTGTCGAATATGGGACTTGAGAAAACGAAAAATTGTCTATTCCATACCAGCACATAAAAACCTTATCTCGCAAGTGAAGTTTGAACCCCAGGAAGGTCATTTCCTGGCTACTTCTTCATATGACACTAAAGCAGCG CTCTGGTCAGCGAAAGATTTTaaaccaatcaaagcattagcTGGGCATGAAGCCAAAGTTACAAGTTTGGATATTACCGGAG ATGGACAAAGTAT
- the LOC109724347 gene encoding poly(A)-specific ribonuclease PARN isoform X1 yields MMMMMRRRRSEWRLVRACSRTLTLTLTLGPSRPISSGEAGGSGGGAAVKKVTRWNFAEALEGLRARVREADFVAVDLEMTGVTTAPWRDAFEFDRPDVRYLKLRDSARSFAVVQLGVCPFRWHAATSSFRAHPHNFYIFPRKELPIDGPSYEFLCQTTSMDFLAKYQFDFNTCINEGISYLSRAQEIEALRKLRPQYEDSSAAPSHTFEELGDIPIVSTADLLFTERMKNRFTEWREGILRSPSEDSSEESLKFSTVQFQTVFFKMRPAIMLNGFSSHQLKLIQLILRKHFKDLLYVRTVGEDGTWQKRVVYTDSEEDKASLLKEVQEDATRSTVSRVRSAVGFRHVIDLLASEQKLIVGHNCLLDIAHIYNKFIGPLPSSMAEFVLAVHEIFPYVVDTKHLLNSSQGIQYFMKKKSKSLSSAFSLLCPAVSSPSKNFGTSSHVKVEVESDEAGSSCFSSGAKHEAGYDAFMTGCVFAQICCHLGVNFELLSPSANLTKIDRLAPYINLLYPAWNSGTVINLSTGTEKPEPGYKRNYPPVVFSKVILVWGFPSKLKPKDLKESICKVFGPDSVTSIFFIDSTAALIQLSKEEFVNDFLLLKDTLERKDDAISVLHPLSVLLEGGNTRAGNYDTYRDICAASASKFLFADQADAVGTTCKRKLDFGSRDSAGSSETTEVETISPDVKRLEGLKPDPKKQSSRPLSCEDILDSLYASKSLLGKRMRSA; encoded by the exons atgatgatgatgatgaggaggaggaggagcgaaTGGCGGCTGGTTCGGGCGTGCTcccgaaccctaaccctaaccctaaccctaggccCGTCTCGCCCCATCTCCTCCGGCGAGGCGGGGGGAAGCGGGGGCGGCGCGGCGGTGAAGAAGGTGACGAGGTGGAACTTCGCGGAGGCTTTGGAAGGGCTCCGGGCGCGGGTGCGGGAAGCGGACTTCGTGGCGGTGGATCTGGAGATGACGGGCGTGACGACCGCGCCCTGGCGGGACGCCTTCGAGTTCGACCGCCCCGACGTCCGCTACCTCAAGCTCAGGGACTCCGCCCGCAGCTTCGCCGTCGTCCAGCTCGGCGTCTGCCCCTTCCGCTGGCacgccgccacctcctccttccGCGCCCACCC ccacaatttttatatatttccgCGAAAGGAGCTCCCAATTGATGGGCCGTCTTATGAGTTCCTCTGCCAGACAACTTCGATGGACTTCCTAGCGAAGTACCAATTTGATTTCAATACATGCATAAATGAAG GAATATCTTATTTATCCAGAGCACAAGAGATAGAAGCGCTTCGAAAATTACGGCCGCAGTATGAGGACAGTTCAGCAGCACCGTCACACACTTTTGAAGAGCTTGGAGATATACCAATTGTGAGCACTGCTGACCTGCTTTTCACGGAAAGAATGAAAAACAGATTTACTGAGTGGCGAGAAGGGATACTCAGAAGTCCAAGTGAGGATTCTTCTGAAGAGAGTCTGAAATTCAGCACAGTGCAATTTCAGACAGTTTTCTTTAAGATGCGACCAGCTATCATGCTTAATGGATTCAGCTCACATCAACTGAAGTTGATTCAACTG ATTCTGAGAAAACACTTCAAGGATCTTTTATATGTTCGTACAGTTGGTGAGGATGGTACATGGCAAAAGAGAGTAGTTTATACGGACTCTGAGGAGGATAAAGCCTCTTTGTTG AAAGAGGTCCAGGAAGATGCAACGAGGAGCACTGTCTCGAGGGTCAGGTCTGCTGTGGGATTTCGCCATGTTATAGATCTGCTTGCCTCAGAACAGAAATTAATTGTTGGTCACAATTGCCTTTTAG ATATTGCTCACATATACAACAAATTTATTGGCCCTCTTCCGTCATCGATGGCAGAGTTTGTTTTAGCCGTTCATGAAATTTTTCCGTATGTTGTGGACACCAAGCATCTTTTGAATTCAAGTCAAGGCATTCAATATTtcatgaagaagaagagcaaaTCGCTTTCCTCAGCTTTTTCTTTGCTGTGCCCGGCAGTCTCCTCTCCATCCAAGAATTTCGGCACAAGTTCACATGTGAAAGTTGAAGTTGAATCAGATGAAGCAGG ATCATCTTGCTTCTCCTCAGGCGCTAAGCATGAAGCAGGATACGATGCCTTTATGACGGGATGCGTCTTTGCTCAGATATGCTGTCATTTGGGTGTGAATTTTGAGCTCCTTTCACCATCAGCCAATCTTACAAAAATTGATCGGCTTGCACCGTACATCAATCTTTTGTATCCCGCGTGGAACAGCGGAACAGTGATCAATCTTAGTACTGGCACAGAGAAACCAGAGCCAGGTTATAAGCGCAATTACCCTCCGGTTGTGTTCTCAAAAGTCATCCTTGTTTGGGGATTTCCGTCTAAGTTGAAGCCAAAGGACTTGAAGGAGTCCATATGCAAAGTGTTTGGTCCGGATTCTGTCACTTCAATCTTTTTCATCGACTCGACCGCCGCCCTTATTCAGTTAAGCAAAGAGGAATTTGTAAATGATTTTTTGCTTTTGAAGGATACTTTGGAGAGGAAAGATGATGCCATATCAGTTTTGCACCCTCTTTCGGTGCTATTGGAAGGTGGAAATACACGGGCTGGGAATTACGATACTTACAGAGACATTTGTGCAGCTTCGGCGTCGAAGTTTTTGTTCGCGGATCAGGCAGATGCCGTCGGGACAACGTGCAAAAGAAAACTAGACTTTGGTAGTAGAGATTCTGCTGGGAGCAGTGAGACTACTGAAGTGGAAACCATTTCGCCAGATGTTAAACGGCTTGAAGGACTAAAACCTGATCCCAAGAAGCAATCTAGCCGCCCACTTTCATGCGAGGATATCTTAGACTCTTTGTATGCTTCGAAATCATTATTGGGGAAACGCATGAGAAGCGCATGA
- the LOC109724347 gene encoding poly(A)-specific ribonuclease PARN isoform X2 — MKNRFTEWREGILRSPSEDSSEESLKFSTVQFQTVFFKMRPAIMLNGFSSHQLKLIQLILRKHFKDLLYVRTVGEDGTWQKRVVYTDSEEDKASLLKEVQEDATRSTVSRVRSAVGFRHVIDLLASEQKLIVGHNCLLDIAHIYNKFIGPLPSSMAEFVLAVHEIFPYVVDTKHLLNSSQGIQYFMKKKSKSLSSAFSLLCPAVSSPSKNFGTSSHVKVEVESDEAGSSCFSSGAKHEAGYDAFMTGCVFAQICCHLGVNFELLSPSANLTKIDRLAPYINLLYPAWNSGTVINLSTGTEKPEPGYKRNYPPVVFSKVILVWGFPSKLKPKDLKESICKVFGPDSVTSIFFIDSTAALIQLSKEEFVNDFLLLKDTLERKDDAISVLHPLSVLLEGGNTRAGNYDTYRDICAASASKFLFADQADAVGTTCKRKLDFGSRDSAGSSETTEVETISPDVKRLEGLKPDPKKQSSRPLSCEDILDSLYASKSLLGKRMRSA, encoded by the exons ATGAAAAACAGATTTACTGAGTGGCGAGAAGGGATACTCAGAAGTCCAAGTGAGGATTCTTCTGAAGAGAGTCTGAAATTCAGCACAGTGCAATTTCAGACAGTTTTCTTTAAGATGCGACCAGCTATCATGCTTAATGGATTCAGCTCACATCAACTGAAGTTGATTCAACTG ATTCTGAGAAAACACTTCAAGGATCTTTTATATGTTCGTACAGTTGGTGAGGATGGTACATGGCAAAAGAGAGTAGTTTATACGGACTCTGAGGAGGATAAAGCCTCTTTGTTG AAAGAGGTCCAGGAAGATGCAACGAGGAGCACTGTCTCGAGGGTCAGGTCTGCTGTGGGATTTCGCCATGTTATAGATCTGCTTGCCTCAGAACAGAAATTAATTGTTGGTCACAATTGCCTTTTAG ATATTGCTCACATATACAACAAATTTATTGGCCCTCTTCCGTCATCGATGGCAGAGTTTGTTTTAGCCGTTCATGAAATTTTTCCGTATGTTGTGGACACCAAGCATCTTTTGAATTCAAGTCAAGGCATTCAATATTtcatgaagaagaagagcaaaTCGCTTTCCTCAGCTTTTTCTTTGCTGTGCCCGGCAGTCTCCTCTCCATCCAAGAATTTCGGCACAAGTTCACATGTGAAAGTTGAAGTTGAATCAGATGAAGCAGG ATCATCTTGCTTCTCCTCAGGCGCTAAGCATGAAGCAGGATACGATGCCTTTATGACGGGATGCGTCTTTGCTCAGATATGCTGTCATTTGGGTGTGAATTTTGAGCTCCTTTCACCATCAGCCAATCTTACAAAAATTGATCGGCTTGCACCGTACATCAATCTTTTGTATCCCGCGTGGAACAGCGGAACAGTGATCAATCTTAGTACTGGCACAGAGAAACCAGAGCCAGGTTATAAGCGCAATTACCCTCCGGTTGTGTTCTCAAAAGTCATCCTTGTTTGGGGATTTCCGTCTAAGTTGAAGCCAAAGGACTTGAAGGAGTCCATATGCAAAGTGTTTGGTCCGGATTCTGTCACTTCAATCTTTTTCATCGACTCGACCGCCGCCCTTATTCAGTTAAGCAAAGAGGAATTTGTAAATGATTTTTTGCTTTTGAAGGATACTTTGGAGAGGAAAGATGATGCCATATCAGTTTTGCACCCTCTTTCGGTGCTATTGGAAGGTGGAAATACACGGGCTGGGAATTACGATACTTACAGAGACATTTGTGCAGCTTCGGCGTCGAAGTTTTTGTTCGCGGATCAGGCAGATGCCGTCGGGACAACGTGCAAAAGAAAACTAGACTTTGGTAGTAGAGATTCTGCTGGGAGCAGTGAGACTACTGAAGTGGAAACCATTTCGCCAGATGTTAAACGGCTTGAAGGACTAAAACCTGATCCCAAGAAGCAATCTAGCCGCCCACTTTCATGCGAGGATATCTTAGACTCTTTGTATGCTTCGAAATCATTATTGGGGAAACGCATGAGAAGCGCATGA
- the LOC109724359 gene encoding probable inactive purple acid phosphatase 16 isoform X2 gives MVGRRHSHFFFSLLSLPSHRITIPLYYRLLLLLCFPLALALVPPVPPSNYGGGGDGGASVLSLPRNKSLRFSAGAGAAFKIAIFADLHYGENAWTDWGPQQDANSDRVLSAVLDKENPDFVIYLGDVVTANNLPIPNASLYWDRAISATRSRGIPWATVFGNHDDAAFEWPSDWFSSSGIPEVRCPTANISSTEQCSFRGTPRIDLMNTEINNNRLSYSATGPKELWPSVSNYVLQILSSKEMDPVALLYFLDSGGGSYPEVISNAQAKWFQAQSQIINPNGKVPEIIFWHIPSIAFSKVAPKPNSEIDKPCVGSINLESVAPQDAEWGIMDILAKRPSVKAIFSGHNHGLDWCCPYQKLWLCFARHTGYGGYGDWPRGARIIEITEQPFSLKSWIRMENGTEHSDLILSS, from the exons ATGGTGGGTCGACGACACTCccacttcttcttctccctcctctcacTTCCCTCTCATCGCATTACTATTCCACTCTACTACcgtcttctcctcctcctctgcttcCCCCTCGCACTCGCTCTCGTCCCTCCTGTCCCGCCTTCCAattacggcggcggcggcgatggcggcgcgTCGGTGCTCAGCCTGCCGCGCAACAAGTCCCTCCGATtctccgccggcgccggcgcggcGTTCAAGATCGCGATCTTCGCCGATCTGCACTACGGCGAGAACGCCTGGACGGACTGGGGGCCGCAGCAGGACGCCAACTCCGACCGCGTCTTGTCCGCCGTCCTTGACAAGGAGAATCCAG ACTTTGTAATCTACCTAGGGGATGTTGTCACTGCTAACAATCTTCCAATTCCTAATGCAAGCCTGTACTGGGACCGGGCAATTTCTGCGACGAGAAGCCGAGGGATCCCCTGGGCCACAGTTTTTGGGAACCATGATGATGCGGCATTCGAGTGGCCATCTGACTGGTTTTCTTCCAGCGGAATCCCAGAAGTTCGTTGTCCGACAGCAAACATCTCATCTACAG AACAATGCAGCTTCAGAGGAACTCCGAGAATCGACTTAATGAATACGGAGATCAACAACAACAGGTTATCTTATTCAGCAACTGGCCCCAAGGAGCTTTGGCCGAGCGTTTCGAATTACGTGTTACAAATATTATCATCTAAAGAGATGGATCCTGTTGCACTTCTCTATTTCCTTGATTCCGGCGGTGGGTCCTATCCAGAAGTCATATCTAATGCCCAAGCTAAATGGTTTCAGGCACAATCGCAAATTATTAACCCGAACGGAAA GGTCCCCGAGATTATCTTTTGGCATATTCCGAGTATTGCATTTTCGAAGGTAGCTCCTAAGCCTAATTCTGAAATAGACAAACCCTGTGTTGGTTCAATCAACTTAGAAAGTGTGGCTCCGCAAGACGCCGAGTGGGGGATCATGGATATTCTTGCTAAGAGGCCTTCTGTTAAG GCAATCTTTTCTGGCCACAATCATGGGTTGGATTGGTGCTGCCCCTACCAGAAATTGTGGTTGTGCTTCGCTCGCCACACCGGCTATGGCGGCTATGGAGATTGGCCCCGAGGAGCAAGAATCATCGAAATTACGGAGCAACCGTTCTCATTAAAATCATGGATAAGGATGGAGAATGGTACTGAGCATAGTGATCTCATCTTGAGTTCCTAA
- the LOC109724359 gene encoding probable inactive purple acid phosphatase 16 isoform X1 yields the protein MVGRRHSHFFFSLLSLPSHRITIPLYYRLLLLLCFPLALALVPPVPPSNYGGGGDGGASVLSLPRNKSLRFSAGAGAAFKIAIFADLHYGENAWTDWGPQQDANSDRVLSAVLDKENPDFVIYLGDVVTANNLPIPNASLYWDRAISATRSRGIPWATVFGNHDDAAFEWPSDWFSSSGIPEVRCPTANISSTGAEQCSFRGTPRIDLMNTEINNNRLSYSATGPKELWPSVSNYVLQILSSKEMDPVALLYFLDSGGGSYPEVISNAQAKWFQAQSQIINPNGKVPEIIFWHIPSIAFSKVAPKPNSEIDKPCVGSINLESVAPQDAEWGIMDILAKRPSVKAIFSGHNHGLDWCCPYQKLWLCFARHTGYGGYGDWPRGARIIEITEQPFSLKSWIRMENGTEHSDLILSS from the exons ATGGTGGGTCGACGACACTCccacttcttcttctccctcctctcacTTCCCTCTCATCGCATTACTATTCCACTCTACTACcgtcttctcctcctcctctgcttcCCCCTCGCACTCGCTCTCGTCCCTCCTGTCCCGCCTTCCAattacggcggcggcggcgatggcggcgcgTCGGTGCTCAGCCTGCCGCGCAACAAGTCCCTCCGATtctccgccggcgccggcgcggcGTTCAAGATCGCGATCTTCGCCGATCTGCACTACGGCGAGAACGCCTGGACGGACTGGGGGCCGCAGCAGGACGCCAACTCCGACCGCGTCTTGTCCGCCGTCCTTGACAAGGAGAATCCAG ACTTTGTAATCTACCTAGGGGATGTTGTCACTGCTAACAATCTTCCAATTCCTAATGCAAGCCTGTACTGGGACCGGGCAATTTCTGCGACGAGAAGCCGAGGGATCCCCTGGGCCACAGTTTTTGGGAACCATGATGATGCGGCATTCGAGTGGCCATCTGACTGGTTTTCTTCCAGCGGAATCCCAGAAGTTCGTTGTCCGACAGCAAACATCTCATCTACAG GAGCAGAACAATGCAGCTTCAGAGGAACTCCGAGAATCGACTTAATGAATACGGAGATCAACAACAACAGGTTATCTTATTCAGCAACTGGCCCCAAGGAGCTTTGGCCGAGCGTTTCGAATTACGTGTTACAAATATTATCATCTAAAGAGATGGATCCTGTTGCACTTCTCTATTTCCTTGATTCCGGCGGTGGGTCCTATCCAGAAGTCATATCTAATGCCCAAGCTAAATGGTTTCAGGCACAATCGCAAATTATTAACCCGAACGGAAA GGTCCCCGAGATTATCTTTTGGCATATTCCGAGTATTGCATTTTCGAAGGTAGCTCCTAAGCCTAATTCTGAAATAGACAAACCCTGTGTTGGTTCAATCAACTTAGAAAGTGTGGCTCCGCAAGACGCCGAGTGGGGGATCATGGATATTCTTGCTAAGAGGCCTTCTGTTAAG GCAATCTTTTCTGGCCACAATCATGGGTTGGATTGGTGCTGCCCCTACCAGAAATTGTGGTTGTGCTTCGCTCGCCACACCGGCTATGGCGGCTATGGAGATTGGCCCCGAGGAGCAAGAATCATCGAAATTACGGAGCAACCGTTCTCATTAAAATCATGGATAAGGATGGAGAATGGTACTGAGCATAGTGATCTCATCTTGAGTTCCTAA
- the LOC109724312 gene encoding uncharacterized protein LOC109724312 gives MLEHQFSKEGTSQISEVTASPTPDPLETGTTHSSLGQSLKLSSSTIHHCHVQSKCEKENIECCVPKKVDEECELKSKNSGIGQLDLNAVDVSSMVEDNSCYKSKLVDTIECSSTTGPLEESEPLRMWKEMKQNGFLSSLHGGVSETKQRGRKPKKRKDDVIKKKIYSARKEQVSRLIKVAAPSGLLSGLNPGIINHVRNSKQVRAIIEAMVQSEKLEGQNESRFNQTGKGREECIGRRKDQINAHDSSTHQFIPSEQQAEINQLSMGHNFYQGCNSEPSLVTEDAEDGKFKQKIASNITTTTSVQNFSANLDNTTSLSLKAANVALHWLDLLQQDIKGRLDALRRSEERVRNAIHTELPYLLSTEFSSGKEIGAPRKSSLEAGCLEKAISESHMTRWRALFSQIEKALDEEARYLENWLRQVQEMRTHGEKGLKYAGENVFSKLEPLDGLIKLRKSEAFECECAVKAAAASIYSTCNLIMRTENAPGR, from the exons ATGCTCGAACATCAGTTCAGCAAGGAGGGAACTTCTCAAATTTCGGAGGTAACTGCATCTCCAACTCCAGATCCTCTTGAAACGGGCACTACCCATTCAAGCTTGGGTCAATCTCTCAAATTAAGCTCTTCTACAATCCATCACTGTCATGTTCAATCGAAATGTGAGAAAGAAAACATTGAATGCTGTGTCCCCAAAAAAGTAGACGAAGAATGTGAATTGAAAAGCAAGAACTCAGGGATTGGACAACTGGACCTTAATGCGGTGGATGTTTCTAGCATGGTGGAAGACAATTCCTGCTATAAGTCGAAGTTGGTTGACACCATAGAGTGCAGTAGCACTACTGGCCCTTTAGAAGAGAGTGAACCTCTGAGAATGTGGAAAGAAATGAAACAGAATGGTTTTCTTTCATCTTTGCATGGAGGTGTATCAGAAACCAAGCAGCGCGGCCGCAAGcctaaaaagagaaaagatgaTGTTATCAAGAAGAAGATTTACTCTGCAAGGAAAGAGCAGGTAAGTAGACTCATTAAAGTTGCTGCTCCAAGCGGTCTCCTCTCTGGATTAAACCCTGGAATTATAAACCATGTACGAAATAGCAAGCAGGTACGGGCCATAATAGAGGCTATGGTGCAGTCGGAGAAGCTCGAAGGTCAAAATGAAAGCAGGTTTAATCAAacaggaaaaggaagagaagaatgTATCGGCAGAAGGAAAGATCAAATTAATGCCCATGATTCGTCAACTCATCAGTTTATTCCGTCAGAACAACAAGCGGAAATCAATCAATTAAGTATGGGTCATAACTTTTATCAGGGATGTAACTCTGAACCTTCACTAGTCACTGAAGATGCAGAAGATGGCAAGTTTAAGCAGAAAATTGCATCAAATATAACTACAACGACATCTGTTCAAAATTTTTCGGCAAATCTAGATAATACTACCTCTTTGTCTTTAAAAG CCGCTAATGTTGCTTTACACTGGTTGGATCTGCTTCAGCAGGACATTAAAGGCCGTCTCGATG CTCTAAGGCGTAGTGAGGAGAGAGTAAGGAATGCGATCCACACAGAACTGCCATACCTACTATCGACAGAATTCTCATCTGGCAAAGAAATAGGCGCACCTCGCAAATCTTCTTTGGAGGCGGGATGCTTGGAGAAAGCAATATCAGAGAGTCATATGACACGATGGAGAGCTCTTTTCAGTCAAATAGAAAAAGCACTGGATGAGGAGGCAAGATATCTT GAAAATTGGTTGAGACAAGTCCAAGAAATGCGCACGCACGGTGAGAAAGGACTAAAATATGCTGGTGAAAATGTATTCTCAAAATTGGAACCTCTAGATGGTTTAAT tAAACTGAGGAAATCAGAAGCATTTGAATGTGAATGTGCTGTCAAAGCAGCTGCTGCATCCATCTACTCCACATGTAATTTGATCATGAGAACTGAAAACGCGCCTGGCCGCTGA